The Daphnia pulicaria isolate SC F1-1A chromosome 12, SC_F0-13Bv2, whole genome shotgun sequence genome segment gttcataatacgtagagaggcaaatattccattacccaatagtatttcaaaagttattcatgttgtgtcaataaattcataaagcaagtcatgaagaaatagttttagaaaaatggttcatagaaaatcttccaggaactgcgaaaaaacacttttatgagattgaagttgctataatatttatttcacttgttaaaaccatttctttattacaggatgtgttaatcgatgtccaatacaccatttcaagtgtattgaatcaataaattaataaagcaattcatgaaaaaatagtttaagaaaaatggttcatagaaaatcttccgggaactgcgaaaaaacacttttatgcgattgaagttgctataatatttatttcacttgttaaaaccatttctttattacaggatgtgttaatcgatgtccaatacaccatttcaagtgtattgaatcaataaattaataaagcaattcatgaaaaaataatttagaaaaatgattcatagaaaatcttccaggaactgcgaaaaaacacttttatgagattgaagttgctataatatttatttcacttgttaaaaccatttctttattacaggatgtgttaatcgatgtccaatacaccatttcaagtgtattgaatcaataaattcataaagcaattcatgaagaaatagttttagaaaaatggttcatagaaaagtgttttttcgcagttcctggaagattttctaagATATtctaaagttgctataatatttatttcacttgttaaaaccatttctttattacaggatgtgttaatcgatgtccaatacactatttcaagtgtattgaatcaataaattcataaagcaattcatgaagaaatagttttagaaaaatggttcatagaaaatcttccaggaactgcgaaaaaacacttttatgaGATTGAAGTtgcaataatatttatttcacttgttaaaaccatttctttattacagtatgtgttaatcgatgtccaatacaccatttccagtgtattgaatcaataaattcataaagcaaatcatgaaaaaatagttttagaaaaatggttcgtagaaaatcttccaggaactgcgaaaaaacacttttatgagattaaagttgctataatatttatttcacttgttaaaaccatttctttattacaggatgtgttaatcgatgtccagtacaccatttcaagtgtattgaatcaataaattcataaagcaattcatgaagaaatagttttagaaaaatggttcatagaaaatcttctaggaactgcgaaaaaacacttttatgaGATTGAAGTtgcaataatatttatttcacttgttaaaaccatttctttattacaggatgtgttaatcgatgtccaatacaccatttcaagtgtattgaatcaataaattcataaagcaattcaagaagaaatagttttagaaaaatggttcatagaaaaccttccaggaactgcgaaaaaacacttttatgaGATTGAAGTtgcaataatatttatttcacttgttaaaaccatttctttattacaggatgtgttaatcgatgtccaatacaccatttcaagtgtattgaatcaataaattcataaagcaattcaagaagaaatagttttagaaaaatggttcatagaaaaccttccaggaactgcgaaaaaacacttttatgagattgaagttgctataatatttatttcactggttaaaaccatttcttgattacaggatgtgttaatcgatgtccaatacaccatttcaagtgtattgaatcaataaattcataaagcaattcatgaaaaaatagttttagaaaaatggatcatagaaaatcttccaggaactgcgaaaaaaaacttttatgagattgaagttgctataatatttatttcactagttaaaaccatttcttgattataggatgtgttaatcgatgtccaatacaccatttcaagtgtattgaatcaataaattcataaagcaattcatgaaaaaatagtttaagaaaaatggttcatagaaaatcttccaggaactgcgaaaaaacacttttatgagattgaagttgctataatatttatttcacttgttaaaaccatttctttattacaggatgtgttaatcgatgtccaatacaccatttcaagtgtattgaatcaataaattcattaaGCAATGAATTCAAAAGGAATACATGTAAGATTAGAAATAGAAACTatggaagaaagaaataagttcAGTAGCTGGGCCACACCATGTTTGCTGAATATGAATTTGCTATTACTGAAATTATTTCTATTCCTACATGGTTTCCTTTGGAATTCATTGCTTCAATGAACTTAAaattgtgtattggacatcgattattacatcctgtaagaaagaaatcttttggatTAGTGAAACCATCAAAAAAGCAAATTCATATTCAGCAAAAATGGTGTGACCCAGCTACCgaacttatttctattcctacatgaattcctttggaatttattgcttcaatgaacttaaaatggtgtatttgacatcgattaacacaccctgtaagaaaaaaatatttttgattagTGAAACTatcaaaatagcaaattcataTTCAGCAAAAATGGTGTGACCCAGCTACTGAACTTCGATAGCGAAATATCATCAGCTTCATCCGCACGGCATTCCAACCGACGGCCGGAAGTCAATCCTCCACCCCTGCTCTCAAACACAGTACGGAATTTTgatcgtaaaaaaaatttaaattaaaaaggttttttcgttCAGGGTTCGCCATCTCTCATACCGGTCTATTACAGCAGTAGCCAACCCTCGAGTACTATACTGCTACAAGAGTGTCCCACGTCTTACGATGATAAGCGATCTGACTTGCCCCAACGAAGTTATCTAAGGTGTTTTATTATATGCCGCGCATATATAGAATGTTAGTAGTTGTATTAGTTGTTGGTGTTTAATGTTAGTAGTAGTGTTTTAGTAGTTAGTTTAAGTTGGTTTTAGTAAGGGTTAGTACATGCATGGTTAGTTTAACAGTAGTTAGTAGTAGTGGTTTAGTAGTTGGTTTTAGTAAGGGTTAGTACATGCATGGTTATATTATACAGAGCGATATGGGGAACAACAATGGAGGACAATGTGGCGGAAGTGGGAATCGAACACGGGACATTTGGATACAACGCTagatgctataaccactataccatggtCGCATATCCTGATCGAACTATTACCGGAAGTAGATCATATCCTAAAAGAGTATTGGctgaaaatatataataatatttcatttccaaaattCATTACCTTATAGCCTAGTGGTATAGTCTCCATTTGCCACGCCGGACTCCTGGTTTCAATTCCCATCGAAGACATCTGGAAATTGTATTTTCTACTCTAATTAAAATTCGCAACTTTGCTACGAATCTGAGAGTTCGttacaagaaaagaagaagcaaaagcTAGTCATCCTGGTTGTAGAAGgagattcaattttatttatttattttttttatggaaaaGAATCACAAACAGTCTGGGTACCTTGCTTAACGCAGTGCAGGTAGCTGACAATTTATTAGGTCTTTGCCTGTTATTATTGCTGTGCACATGATATAGGggatttaaaagaataaggaAGTGACGATTTCCGGTTAACTGAGTTACCTGTCTTTCtccgtttttctttccacCTTGAAATTTACTGAGTTGCGAATGATGTGGTACGTGTTTCGAAATGGGCTGATTAAGTCGGTGATTTCACTTAGCTAAATTAAACTGTCGATTAACTTTTCGTTGCTGTTTGTTGGCTAGATGAATCGAAATGGTTTCGCTCTATACCTGCAGCAGAACTATGTCCACATCTATACGGCACTAAATAGTTATTCGTAACTACAAATATAACTTTGAGTTGGATAAGGCTCACAACTGAGGCAGGTGGAAGGAGCCATTGCGATTGCGTGACAAAAACACATCCGGTTTGGTTTTTCCATTCAAAATTacgtttcaattgaatttgcgATGGACAAAAACTTTCTACGTCATGAGCACCCAGTTCACAAAGAATCTTTTCTTCTGTATAATATCCAACCAAGAATTTCTCATCCAATCGACGGGAGTCCGTCTTAAAAGCGTTACAAATAAGCTTGTGTTTAGGTAAAGTGCTCTAGTATTTCTTTTCGCGGCTGACGCCAGTGAAATTATAATACGGTACCAGATGATAGCAAAAATCGTCAGATTTATTCAATCAATCCCTGTACATTAAATAAGGACTGGGTCGCAGAGATTCCGGTAGTGCAGGTGACAAACGGGAATGGACGAGGAGTGCAGTACATCAGGAAGAAGCTGATGGTAGTACCCGTCGTGatacttgttgtctctggcCATTCGATTTTAAGGGAAATAATAGAAATCCCAACTTTAGTCTCCttgttttaaatataatttcgcAAATGCTATGAAGAAATCTTACGTGTGATAGATTGAGTGACGGTAACGGTGACGGAAGACCTTGGTGTTTGATTGTTGACTATGACAATGTTGCTGAAAAAGGCGTTGATATGAGAGATGTAGATTTGCGGATCCTGATTTCTGGCTGTGCGGATATTGTTCGATTTCGACGGCTGAACGACATCGTCTGTCTCGGGTGAAAGCGAAGGCAGACCGTGTTGGCTGTTGTCATTTGCCGCAGGTAACAAGACCAAGGGCGTCACCTCCACTCTGCGTAATCAAAAAGTATTAAGAGATTGTTTGGTAGAAAAGTTATGAAAGAAGTTATATACCCGAGCGTTGCGGATGGCTTGAACTGCGGATGTAAAACAGAGTCTAACGTTTTATCCACAGGCTCATTTAATTCCTCGTCAAACGTTAGAACGACGGGCTCGTCTATTAGGAAGCCACGGCTGCGGCGACACGCTCCCGTCACGTTGACCAGTTTGGCACATAGAAACTGTTTCAATAATATTAGCACATCATCAGCATTCCAACATAATTTTATTCAACAACTTACGTTTCTGGTGACAAATACTGTTGAAATTATAGTAGTTGTTTCAGTACTGGTGGCTGTCCTCTGAGGTTCTGTCATCACCAACGACGATGCCAAAATGATGGAGACTCCGACGAGACGAACAAAAGTTGTGGTGCTCATAATTGTTGCTCCTTTGCTGATCAAAGTTTTCTTTCGTTGTGAAGATCACACTGCTAtagctttttcatttttaaggcCGGATGACCAGAATATGAAGGACACTCATCAGTGGAAACAGGAAACACAATACACACCCATGATTACTGCAAAATTGATAAAACTAACAAAAAACGAAAGTGTTAAGTCATTCattaaaaacacaaatttgtttaaccttcAGTTTTAGGAAAATAATACGTGTCATCATCTTTAATCTAAAATTGAATGTCTAGACTAAAATAAAtctattgtttcttttttaaaatattctatGTAACAATTAACGCGGAGTCGCTTGGCTAGCGCTGTTGTTTTAATGCAACTTTAGCAATTAAATCGATGAAAATTGAATCCAGTAATAAAACACAATACAGTCAATCAAAGAaggaaacttttaaaaatgataacgAGCGCACTGTTTAGGCAAACACGCAAttataaatgttttttaaaacatgttCAACATTTCCAACGCTGGTTTGCAGATTTCCGTGATGTTAGCAATGACTTTCtcccccattttctttttccatccgtAAGCCACGGCGTCTGATTTTCGATACGTCGAATGGTCGAAATCTAAAAagttttccttcattttctgGTCGTTTGATTTCGTGTGGCTGTCGAGAAAGGCCCTGGTGGAGACGGTGACGGGCATTTCCAAGAAGCGAAAGAGTTTGTCCGTCTCCATCTCGACGTCAACAGCCAAATCCTCGAATTTCAACCGGTAATATTGATTTGGAAAGCGAGTCACAAGTCCATTCATCAATTGCAGATCTTCCTCCATGTCCGCGCAGAGACGACTGGCGTTTTTACAAGCCGGATTATTTTGACACCATTTCAGTTTGGCTCTTGAGGTCATGATTGCGCGAGGATCACGAACCAGGtggattattttcaattctttggATAATACAGGATCGCTTTCCAGTAGCGCCGGTAATTCCTTGACGCTTAACCGAACTGTTTTGATTAGATGGATGGGGAAACTGGAGCACAGGTGAGCGACAAATTCCGGATCAGAGCACAAAGTGCGGTTGTGGATGCATTCACTCCACACTCGTTTGTTTCTCTGCATGTCGTTAGGGAGGCCAGTGAGTCCGTTGGCACTGCGCAGGTAACCGAGAGAAAACCGGCAGTGGAATAGGGACTGGATTAGTTCGGTCTTTGATCCAGGGTGATTGTCCAGGTACAACAGCGGCTCGAACGAATAAAACACGCTCGGTGCACTTTTGATGAGGTCACCCAGAAATGTTGAGCCGGAGCGCCAAGTCGTAATGATTAAGATCCTCTTTTTGATAGACGTCAAATCCAAATCTGTAACAGCAATTATCCATATCATTAATACTTGTGTTCATGATAAGCTTATTACGTTCAAAAGGATATACCAACGATACCGTGTAAGTGATGCGTGCGGTTCCGTTCTAGGCACAGCCAAAATAGGACGAAGTGGATCACTatgagaaatgaaagaaatgacAACATGAGGATCGGATAGGAAGAGCTTCTCGTTGATGACTTCATTCTGGACGATGGCACAAACTTGAATGCGATAGTTTCGATTAGAGTCTGCCAGTGTTTGCTACTTCAAATTCGATCACATGACCGATTGTGTTTGACTTTGCTATACTCGAGTTACTGAGAATTTGAGAAAAATGGACCGCCTATTTCCTGCACTTTCTCCGCTTCGCCTTCCGCCAGAAAATTGAATCGATTCGTCGGTAAAATTCAACAATAATTGCGGCCGTTTGAACATGTTCCATGGGATGTTCCAGGGTTCAGCAGAGGACAATATCGGACAATGGTATAACTATTTTAATCGAGATTTTCTGTGGGAAATGCGCAAGGAATGTTTTCCCACCATAACAACAGGTCAATGCCGGATATTCTTATAATTTCTTTAATGTTTGATCGTTCCTTTGATGCGACTGCTTCGGCCGGTACGTGTCACCGAACTTTATTGAGGAAGATAACCTGCAAGTTGTTGACATTGAAATAATTATACCGTTACAGAAAACTCGCCACAGTACCTCATGTGCTGTCGGACAACTGACATCTTAGAAGGAGGGTATAATTTCACGGTGTACACGACGATTTATCTGACGATGTTTCCCCTTAGAAGAAGCCTGAGACACATCAAATGTTGGCCAGTATATGTTTCGGACCTAGAACAAGAacgtttgaaattgttgttaaGATGTGTAGTGTCACATTAATTCGCGGTAAATATTCGAGTTTGGCAATTTTCAGGCGGTTAAGGGCTCACTTTTCAATCAGGAATGCGGGTTTACTTTTACTGACCATCAGCAGTGCTATTTATTTCATCTGTTTCACCCAGCCGACGACCACCATATTCATTGATCAAGTTGAAGATACTACTGTGACAGCCCCACTTTTCCTTTCTAGTAGCAATTTGCCAGAAGAAACAAAGATGTTGTCGCACAAACAACTTTTCGTGGCAGAAAACATGAGTAcgaatgaattaaaacaaatcgtCACTTTGctagaaaaagaacaagagatTGTCCGTCATACCAACTCGTCgctaattaaaatattgcaactactggagaaagaaagaaatcacgCTGATTACTCGAGTAATAAAACGTTCGAGGATCACAAGAAAATGTTAGATTCTCAtcgagagtttttcaaatatgCCGCCGTTGTTTTGCGCAACACTTCTTATCCCGGAGTGGAAAATTACACAAGGTATGCGGTGACTCGATTGGGATTGTTACCTTTAGCTAATGCGGAACCACTGAAACCGGAATTCGGTCCGGTGATCAACGACGTCCTTTCCTTCCGGTACCCCATCACCATCCAGCCGTGTCCGAACGTGGCCGTCAATCCAAGCGTTTTCGTAGCTGTCATATCGGCCCCTAGTAATTTCGAAAAACGGAAAATGATTCGAAAAACGTGGAAAAACCATCTGAAAGCGGAGAGTGAAAAGGGTTCGTTAGTTACCGCTGGTTTCGGCTTCATTGTGGGACTGACGGCCAATAATGTGACGCAAGCCAAAATAGAAGAGGAGAGTAAACTGTACGGCGACATCATTCAGATAGGAGTGTCGGATTTCTACAGAAATTTGCCATTCAAATTAACCGGTCTCTTCAACTGGCTGTACAGACACTGCTCCAAAGttgatttccttttcaaaGTGGACGACGACATCTACGTGAACGTGCgcaatttaattcatttcgttAGGTCGTACCACCCGTCAAATGGGACTATCTTTGGTTTACCAGCTGGATATTTGAATTCTATGAGAGGTACAACGAAAATATAAAGAATCAGCCAAAAATACAAAcctcatttttttccaaataaataaaacaacattaataatattatttcaattctatAGCTGGAAAATGGAGCATCACGTATGAGGAATGGCCATGGAAAAGCTACCCGAAATATTATTTCGGCCCGGCTGCTTTGATACACGGAAGTGCCTTCCTTCCGCTATTGGCCGCTTTCCAAACGACGCCATTAATGCCTTTCGAAGATGTTTACTATAGCGGCATCTGTAGAGAAAAGGCTGGCATTGAAATTCGCTATCCTACCAGCCCATTCAAGTATTATTTGGACGATTaggtactttttaaaaatttaaattattacaaCTATACACTTTCCAATAGGGTCTTGGCATTGGGTCTACCTAAGATTCCCATGGCATGCGATTTGCGACATTTTATTGCGTGGCTGACCGTTTCCGGCAATCATCTCAATAACTCTCACGTCGCCACAGACGACTTTTATCACAATAGAACCCGGTGCATTGTAAAAGATTCAAAGGGAATGAACAGCACAATCGACCCCAACGAACCTGTCCAGTTCTACTTCCATTAAATGAAAAGTTAAATGCAGGTGAACTGCAACTGAAACAATAAAACTCCGATcttggaaaaaattgtttcttgcAAGGGCTGTCATTTGGGTGTTTAAGGACTGAAAATTTGTAATATAGGCCATTTCGGCATTTCAATAAAGAAAACTTAGAGGAGAAGCAACCGGAGGCAACACTCATCGAGGCTTAGATTGCGGGGCTTTTATGTGCCCAGCGTGGCTTGGCGGATGTCTACAATAGAATGCTGATGTCTTCCGATGTTCGCTTGACAGTCACGCATTTCCTTCATCCAAATAAGTGGCGCTATCCGGCTGTTTTTTACGGAAATTactataaaataaatttttagttcGTATGGACACCGCCATCTACTTTGAGTCCGGTTAAATGACTACACTGTAAATGCATCTATCAGAAATATGTTATTTCATAAgacaagaaattattttaaaacaataaataattatagccTATAAGCTAATAAATAACAGAGCGCCGACGTCTATCAAAACATATTTCAATTGGGGCTGGAACGGCGGGCCGGGCAAGTTGAAAACGTGAAAGGATTTGGTGTGCAGCTCATGATGAAGAAAGTGGATGTGGTGCCACCCACCGTAACACTTCTAGTCTCTGCGTGTGTTCAACAATATGCACTAATTTAAAATACGAACAACGAATAACTAATTTGAGTATTATTACGCGAGATAAAATTGGTGATGGTGACTGTAACGGACTGCCTCGGTCGGAGATTATTAACAAGCCTATTAAATAATGCGTTGATCTGAGAGAAATAAATTCTCGGCTCCGGGTCGCCCGTTCCCAAGCCTATTTTGTTCCGTCCCGCGTATCTCGTGTCGAACTGCACCGACGGTTGGATAACGTGAATTCTCGGTAAGGGCGGTAAACGAGGATGATGGTAATAATTGGACGAATGTTGAACGTCGTTATTCGGCAACTGCATGGCAGGTAACATGACCAACGGTGTCACCTCCACTCTACAATTTCATCAATTAAACAAATGATTTGCGATCGAGTAATACGAATCAAATATACCCGAGTGTCCTAGAAGGTATGAATTGAGGATTGAGCATGTGGTGCAATTCATTTTCGATTGTTTCGTCGAGTTCGTCATCGAATGTAAGAATGACGGGCTCGTCGATTAAGAAGCTTCGACCGCGACGACAAGTTCCTGTCACGTTGACCAATTTGGCACAGACAAACTGCGCCAGTGATGagttaaaattgaaaacaattaaTCGATTCAATTTAAATGTATCCTGAACAAGCTTACGTTTTTGGTGACGGTTACGGTCGTAATTCTCGTACTAATTTCTGTTCTTGTGACTGTCCTTTGGGCATCAACAATTACTAAAGATATCGCTattaaaaagaatagagaTAATCTGAAAAGCGCTAAATTCTTCATCACGGTGAGGACCTATCGTCACAGTAATTTTTACAATAGATTCACTAAGATAAAATGTAAGTTACTACTGGCTAGTTGACGATGGGTGCGACCCTTCGATCGATTCAGAATGTTGTCACTGGAGTGTCGCTTCTTATATCGTCTCCTTTCGCCCATTTCTCTCATCAGCCAAATCCTTAGCAAACGATTTACGCAATGCAAGATGAAAACGCACAAATAAGTGTGGTAGACATATCCCTACTGCCAAGTGCCAACATGTAACGGTGCTGGGCGAATTTCAGTACTCGCGTGTTTGTAATACGCTCGCAAAGAGTTCGTTGAACCTTCTCTACACAAATTTAGCGATCGGAAACCTACAATATTCAAGAATTATTGACAAAGCTCGAAAATAATTGTCCAGCAAATGACGATCTCTCAGGTATGTAATAGTGTGTGGAAACATTTTTCCGTGCACAGTATTTGTAAAACTTGTGAGTTGAGTATAATTCTAATGCAAACACTGCTGGGACGCGCAAACATGATTAGCAGTGCTAATTTGTACCGGGGGAACGTATTAGTAACAATGCTGGTGCAATGACTGTGATGACTCTCATAATGCAAGAAAATATGGCAAAAAAATTTACGCTGTTTGCTAACTCAGACCCACAAAATTCAGCAACCATGATATGATgaggagaggaaaaaaaacatcacttcTGTAGTCAAATACCCTTGGATTTATGAATAACATTTGTGTATCCACGTATTCTCTGTTCAAGAATATTCTTGCAACTCTTTCCGGATTAGTACCCTACTGTTACATGTGTACGAAAATTCACACATTTCCTTGTTTCACATCATCACGAACACTACGAATTATTGCCTAATACTAACAAGAGATTCAAGTGGCAGACGCAGACAGTGTCAAACTAAATAAGTGTTGGTCTGTTGGACCCTGGATTCCTCAGCATCTGATACAACAATGACTAGCGACTCACTACCGAGGACGGTACAAACCGAATCAGCTGACGCAGTCTGCAGTTTTTCTCTACAAAATCTGTGCATTCAAAGACAGAAAATCGAAATACTAACAGAGACAATCAATGAGACGAAAAAGACGACGAATAAATGGCAGCGGAGCGCACCTGGCTTAGATAAATACACCACAACAATTTAAACGTTGTCAACTCGCTAGATCAAATGacgaatatttattatttatttactttatcggaatctcaaaatgtttgttgttatCGGCTCGTATAacaaattgtttaaaataaatttttccgtttcgaaCTTTGTGATTTGCCGCATCGCATaggaaaagttatttttagcCTCACAAGTTTGTAg includes the following:
- the LOC124316394 gene encoding carbohydrate sulfotransferase 7-like isoform X2, with translation MKSSTRSSSYPILMLSFLSFLIVIHFVLFWLCLERNRTHHLHDLDLTSIKKRILIITTWRSGSTFLGDLIKSAPSVFYSFEPLLYLDNHPGSKTELIQSLFHCRFSLGYLRSANGLTGLPNDMQRNKRVWSECIHNRTLCSDPEFVAHLCSSFPIHLIKTVRLSVKELPALLESDPVLSKELKIIHLVRDPRAIMTSRAKLKWCQNNPACKNASRLCADMEEDLQLMNGLVTRFPNQYYRLKFEDLAVDVEMETDKLFRFLEMPVTVSTRAFLDSHTKSNDQKMKENFLDFDHSTYRKSDAVAYGWKKKMGEKVIANITEICKPALEMLNMF
- the LOC124316394 gene encoding carbohydrate sulfotransferase 7-like isoform X1 — encoded protein: MTATKTLGLTATFGHGWMVMGYRKERTSLITGPNSGFSGSALAKVIHFVLFWLCLERNRTHHLHDLDLTSIKKRILIITTWRSGSTFLGDLIKSAPSVFYSFEPLLYLDNHPGSKTELIQSLFHCRFSLGYLRSANGLTGLPNDMQRNKRVWSECIHNRTLCSDPEFVAHLCSSFPIHLIKTVRLSVKELPALLESDPVLSKELKIIHLVRDPRAIMTSRAKLKWCQNNPACKNASRLCADMEEDLQLMNGLVTRFPNQYYRLKFEDLAVDVEMETDKLFRFLEMPVTVSTRAFLDSHTKSNDQKMKENFLDFDHSTYRKSDAVAYGWKKKMGEKVIANITEICKPALEMLNMF
- the LOC124316394 gene encoding carbohydrate sulfotransferase 7-like isoform X3, with amino-acid sequence MIHFVLFWLCLERNRTHHLHDLDLTSIKKRILIITTWRSGSTFLGDLIKSAPSVFYSFEPLLYLDNHPGSKTELIQSLFHCRFSLGYLRSANGLTGLPNDMQRNKRVWSECIHNRTLCSDPEFVAHLCSSFPIHLIKTVRLSVKELPALLESDPVLSKELKIIHLVRDPRAIMTSRAKLKWCQNNPACKNASRLCADMEEDLQLMNGLVTRFPNQYYRLKFEDLAVDVEMETDKLFRFLEMPVTVSTRAFLDSHTKSNDQKMKENFLDFDHSTYRKSDAVAYGWKKKMGEKVIANITEICKPALEMLNMF
- the LOC124316519 gene encoding uncharacterized protein LOC124316519, encoding MKNLALFRLSLFFLIAISLVIVDAQRTVTRTEISTRITTVTVTKNFVCAKLVNVTGTCRRGRSFLIDEPVILTFDDELDETIENELHHMLNPQFIPSRTLGVEVTPLVMLPAMQLPNNDVQHSSNYYHHPRLPPLPRIHVIQPSVQFDTRYAGRNKIGLGTGDPEPRIYFSQINALFNRLVNNLRPRQSVTVTITNFISQTRSVTVGGTTSTFFIMSCTPNPFTFSTCPARRSSPN